From Candidatus Manganitrophus morganii, the proteins below share one genomic window:
- a CDS encoding adenylate kinase codes for MRLIFLGPPGVGKGTQAEKLSKEYRIPHIATGDMLRTAMAKKTPVGMEAKSYIDAGKLVPDDVIINLVAERLKEPDTSAGYILDGFPRTIKQAEALSKILKENRQGIDRVLYFDLNEEELVKRIAGRRSCPACQKVYHTSFNPPPQEGICSCGTALVQRKDDRPETVKARLVVYRNETSPLIQHYREQGLLSQIEADAGVDAVTGRVKEAVLGKKSS; via the coding sequence ATGCGGTTGATCTTCCTCGGTCCTCCCGGGGTTGGAAAAGGGACGCAAGCGGAGAAATTATCGAAAGAGTATCGAATCCCTCACATCGCCACGGGCGATATGCTCAGAACGGCGATGGCCAAGAAAACACCGGTCGGCATGGAAGCCAAATCCTATATCGATGCCGGCAAGCTGGTCCCAGATGATGTGATTATCAACCTGGTTGCGGAGCGGTTGAAGGAGCCGGATACGTCGGCCGGATATATCCTGGATGGTTTTCCAAGGACGATCAAGCAAGCCGAGGCGCTGTCGAAGATTTTAAAAGAGAACCGCCAGGGGATCGATCGGGTCCTTTATTTTGATTTGAATGAAGAGGAGTTGGTCAAGCGGATTGCCGGAAGACGAAGCTGTCCCGCTTGCCAGAAGGTTTATCATACCTCTTTTAATCCCCCCCCTCAGGAGGGGATCTGCAGCTGTGGAACCGCTTTGGTTCAAAGAAAGGATGATCGTCCTGAAACAGTCAAAGCGCGTCTCGTCGTATATCGGAATGAGACGTCGCCGCTGATTCAACACTATCGAGAGCAGGGCCTCTTGTCGCAGATCGAGGCCGACGCCGGCGTGGACGCCGTCACCGGTCGGGTCAAAGAGGCGGTTCTGGGAAAGAAGTCATCCTGA
- the map gene encoding type I methionyl aminopeptidase yields the protein MIILKSKEEVAKIAKASRIVAESLEAVRAYLKPGMTTKELDLFVEKQIRERGGTPAFKGYRNYPATLCISVNEEVVHGIPSPDKVIKEGDIVGLDLGAIYDGFYGDSAVTVAVGEVKPEAKRLIQVTEESLYAGIAQACEGSRLSDISHAVQSHVEQAGFSVVTDFVGHGIGRALHEEPQIPNFGPPGRGPRLREGMVLAIEPMVNIGKAAVRVLDDRWTAVTADGSLSAHFEHTIAVTKEGPVILSKL from the coding sequence ATGATTATTTTAAAATCTAAAGAAGAGGTCGCCAAGATCGCAAAAGCGAGCCGGATCGTCGCAGAGTCGCTTGAAGCGGTAAGAGCGTATCTGAAGCCGGGGATGACGACAAAAGAACTCGACCTCTTCGTTGAAAAGCAGATTCGAGAGCGGGGCGGGACGCCGGCTTTTAAAGGTTACCGCAACTATCCGGCGACCCTTTGTATTTCCGTCAACGAGGAAGTGGTTCATGGAATCCCCTCTCCCGACAAGGTGATTAAAGAGGGGGACATTGTCGGCCTCGATCTCGGCGCGATCTATGACGGTTTCTACGGCGATTCAGCGGTCACGGTTGCCGTCGGAGAGGTGAAGCCGGAAGCAAAGCGGCTGATTCAGGTCACCGAAGAATCTCTTTATGCCGGCATCGCACAGGCATGTGAGGGAAGCCGGTTGTCGGATATCTCCCACGCGGTTCAATCGCATGTGGAGCAAGCCGGTTTTTCGGTCGTCACCGATTTTGTCGGTCATGGAATCGGACGCGCTTTGCATGAGGAGCCTCAAATCCCTAATTTCGGCCCCCCCGGTCGAGGGCCGCGGCTGAGAGAAGGAATGGTTTTGGCGATCGAGCCGATGGTCAATATAGGGAAGGCCGCCGTTCGGGTTTTGGACGACCGTTGGACGGCGGTGACGGCGGATGGGAGTCTTTCCGCTCACTTTGAGCATACGATTGCGGTGACGAAAGAGGGGCCGGTCATCCTAAGCAAATTGTAA
- the infA gene encoding translation initiation factor IF-1, whose amino-acid sequence MAKEDVIEVQGTIVETLPNAMFRVELENGHRVLAHISGKMRMHYIKILPGDKVTLELSPYDLTRGRITYRFSK is encoded by the coding sequence ATGGCGAAAGAGGATGTCATTGAAGTGCAAGGAACCATCGTGGAGACATTGCCGAACGCCATGTTTAGGGTGGAGCTTGAAAACGGCCATCGCGTTCTTGCTCATATTTCCGGAAAGATGAGAATGCATTACATCAAGATCCTTCCGGGAGACAAGGTCACGCTGGAGCTCTCTCCATACGATCTGACCCGTGGGCGGATTACGTACCGCTTTAGCAAATAA
- the rpmJ gene encoding 50S ribosomal protein L36 yields MKVRSSVKAICAKCKIIKRKGVIRVICENPRHKQRQG; encoded by the coding sequence ATGAAAGTTCGGTCATCGGTGAAGGCGATCTGCGCCAAGTGTAAAATTATCAAGAGAAAAGGGGTGATCCGCGTGATCTGCGAGAACCCCCGCCACAAGCAACGGCAAGGCTAG
- the rpsM gene encoding 30S ribosomal protein S13: MARIAGVDLPRDKRIEIGLTYIYGIGRSISQRILKETNVSPDIRVKDLKEDEVIRLREAIERGVRVEGDLRREVSMSIKRLMDIGCYRGLRHRRGLPVRGQRTRTNARTRKGRKKQTVGAKRKETK, translated from the coding sequence ATGGCTAGAATCGCAGGCGTTGATTTGCCGAGGGATAAAAGGATCGAAATCGGTCTGACGTATATTTATGGAATCGGACGGTCCATCTCTCAAAGGATTTTAAAAGAGACGAACGTCAGTCCGGACATCCGCGTGAAGGATCTCAAGGAAGATGAGGTCATCCGGCTTCGCGAGGCGATTGAGCGAGGCGTCCGGGTGGAAGGGGATCTTCGCCGCGAAGTCTCGATGAGCATCAAACGCTTGATGGATATCGGTTGTTATCGAGGGCTGCGTCATCGTCGCGGCCTGCCTGTTCGCGGTCAGCGGACCCGGACGAATGCAAGAACCCGAAAGGGCCGGAAGAAACAGACGGTCGGCGCCAAGCGAAAAGAGACGAAGTAA
- the rpsK gene encoding 30S ribosomal protein S11 encodes MVAKKGAKKKEKRNVQTGVAHIQASFNNTLVTITDMAGNVIVWSSAGSQGFKGSRKSTPFAAQRAAEIAAKKAMENGMKQVDVYVKGPGSGRESAIRALQVAGLKINLIKDVTPIPHNGCRPPKRRRV; translated from the coding sequence ATGGTTGCAAAAAAAGGTGCGAAGAAAAAAGAAAAGCGGAACGTTCAGACGGGGGTGGCCCATATTCAGGCCTCGTTCAATAATACGCTTGTGACCATCACCGACATGGCGGGGAATGTGATCGTCTGGTCGAGCGCCGGAAGCCAAGGGTTTAAGGGCTCGCGGAAGAGCACCCCTTTTGCCGCGCAGAGGGCGGCTGAAATCGCGGCCAAGAAGGCGATGGAGAACGGGATGAAACAGGTCGATGTCTATGTGAAGGGCCCCGGCTCCGGCCGTGAATCGGCCATTCGGGCGCTTCAGGTCGCAGGGTTGAAGATCAATCTGATTAAGGATGTGACCCCGATCCCGCATAACGGCTGCCGTCCCCCCAAGAGAAGAAGAGTTTAG
- the rpsD gene encoding 30S ribosomal protein S4 — protein MARYVGPVCRLCRREGTKLFLKGTRCFSEKCAIDRRSYPPGQHGQARPRASEYSAQLREKQKLKRIYGLLERQFRQYFFKAERKKGITGENLLRLLESRLDNVVYRLGFASSRKQGRMLIRQNHFIVNGKGVNIPSFLVSLNDAIEVKEGSRGLVAIQAALEGIGTRGVPSWLELDQNQMKGTVKSHPSKEEIALPVNEQLVVELYSR, from the coding sequence TTGGCTAGATATGTCGGTCCAGTATGTCGGCTTTGTCGAAGGGAAGGGACCAAGTTGTTTTTAAAAGGAACCCGTTGTTTTTCCGAAAAGTGTGCGATTGATCGGCGAAGTTATCCGCCGGGCCAGCATGGACAGGCTCGGCCGCGCGCCTCCGAATACAGCGCACAGTTGCGGGAGAAGCAGAAGCTGAAGCGGATTTACGGACTGCTGGAGCGTCAGTTCAGACAATATTTCTTCAAAGCGGAACGAAAGAAGGGAATCACCGGCGAGAACCTACTCAGGTTGTTGGAATCGAGACTCGACAATGTGGTCTACCGCCTTGGTTTTGCTTCTTCCCGGAAGCAAGGCCGCATGCTGATCAGACAGAATCATTTTATCGTCAATGGAAAAGGGGTCAATATTCCTTCTTTCCTGGTCAGTCTTAATGATGCGATCGAGGTAAAAGAAGGCAGTCGCGGTCTTGTCGCTATCCAGGCTGCGCTTGAGGGGATTGGAACCCGTGGTGTTCCTTCCTGGCTGGAGCTCGATCAGAACCAAATGAAGGGGACCGTAAAGTCACATCCGAGCAAGGAAGAAATCGCGCTTCCTGTCAACGAGCAGCTGGTTGTTGAGCTTTATTCCAGATAA
- a CDS encoding DNA-directed RNA polymerase subunit alpha: protein MIIRTKDFQIPKKLEVEKETLTKTYGKFFAEPFERGFGSTIGNSLRRVLLSSIAGAAVTSIKIEGVLHEFSTIPGVKEDVTDIILNVKNLRLKIHTDKPKVIHIKKKGAGEVLAKDIIHDADIEILTPDLHIATLDKDGNLDMELVVKVGRGYVPSERNKEEGMPIGVIPIDAIFSPIRKVNFIVENARVGRVTDYDKLVMEIWTDGSVKPDDVLGFSAKILKDHLNIFINFEELEQPVEQERDEVKEFNKNLLRSVHELELSVRAANCLKNANIRTIADLVQRSESEMLKTKNFGRKSLNEIKEILSEMGLSLGMKLEGHSAEVGKEG from the coding sequence ATGATTATTAGAACAAAAGATTTTCAGATACCAAAAAAGCTTGAAGTCGAAAAAGAAACACTCACAAAAACGTATGGAAAATTCTTTGCCGAGCCGTTCGAACGCGGATTCGGCAGCACCATCGGCAATTCGCTCCGGCGCGTTCTCCTTTCATCCATTGCAGGGGCCGCGGTCACGTCGATTAAAATCGAAGGGGTCCTGCACGAGTTCTCGACGATCCCGGGGGTGAAAGAGGATGTCACCGATATCATTTTGAATGTCAAGAATCTTCGCTTGAAGATCCATACCGATAAACCGAAGGTGATCCATATTAAGAAAAAAGGGGCGGGCGAGGTCCTGGCGAAAGATATTATCCACGATGCCGACATTGAGATCCTGACCCCCGACCTTCATATCGCGACATTGGACAAAGACGGGAATCTCGATATGGAATTGGTTGTCAAGGTGGGCCGCGGTTATGTTCCTTCGGAGCGGAACAAAGAGGAGGGGATGCCGATCGGTGTGATCCCGATCGACGCCATTTTCTCGCCGATCCGCAAAGTGAATTTCATCGTTGAGAACGCGCGCGTCGGCCGTGTGACCGATTATGACAAGCTGGTCATGGAGATTTGGACCGACGGCAGCGTGAAGCCGGACGACGTGCTCGGTTTTTCCGCAAAAATTTTGAAGGACCATTTGAATATCTTCATCAACTTTGAGGAACTCGAGCAGCCGGTCGAGCAGGAGCGGGATGAGGTCAAGGAGTTCAACAAGAATCTCCTCCGAAGCGTGCACGAGCTGGAGCTCTCCGTCCGCGCCGCCAATTGTCTAAAAAATGCCAATATCCGGACCATCGCCGATCTGGTCCAACGGTCCGAATCGGAGATGCTGAAAACGAAAAATTTCGGCAGAAAATCGTTGAACGAAATTAAGGAAATTCTTTCTGAGATGGGATTGTCCCTTGGAATGAAGCTGGAGGGGCATTCCGCCGAGGTCGGTAAAGAAGGATAA
- the lptC gene encoding LPS export ABC transporter periplasmic protein LptC, with protein sequence MKKRNLLVFFNDIGGKADVKIGQFSVVQSHEGVKNWELRADRAEIFEKDQKALLEKVAVTIQTSQGVELSLDGDSGTINTRTKDFSLEKKEGPMVIQLSNGYTIETPALSWLNDQKIIVAEGPARITGPQIEINGNELRVAPENQEVTVSGHVQALVH encoded by the coding sequence ATGAAAAAAAGAAATTTGCTTGTCTTTTTTAATGATATCGGCGGAAAAGCGGATGTAAAGATCGGTCAATTCTCGGTTGTCCAGTCACACGAAGGGGTGAAAAATTGGGAGTTGCGGGCGGATCGCGCCGAGATATTCGAGAAAGACCAAAAAGCGTTGCTTGAAAAAGTCGCCGTGACAATTCAGACCTCTCAGGGGGTTGAATTATCTCTGGATGGAGACTCGGGAACGATCAATACGCGGACAAAAGATTTTTCCCTGGAGAAGAAAGAGGGTCCGATGGTGATCCAGTTGAGCAACGGTTACACCATTGAGACGCCGGCGTTGTCTTGGCTCAACGATCAGAAGATAATTGTCGCCGAGGGACCCGCTCGCATCACCGGCCCCCAAATTGAGATTAACGGGAACGAATTACGCGTTGCGCCGGAAAACCAAGAGGTCACCGTCTCGGGTCATGTTCAGGCGCTGGTTCATTAA
- a CDS encoding LptA/OstA family protein has product MTIKSLEDKIIFEGEVFIKKGDLTIKADRAEVFMSESSSLLIEPSTQEKREVSRIETSGNVDIRQGEKHAKAEKGIYDQKKETITLTGDAEAWEKEYRVKGKVITLFIAENRSLVEGSQVIIHSGVSDLNLGKK; this is encoded by the coding sequence ATGACGATTAAAAGTCTGGAAGACAAAATCATCTTCGAGGGAGAGGTCTTTATTAAAAAAGGCGATTTAACGATTAAGGCGGATCGCGCGGAAGTTTTCATGTCCGAGTCCTCTTCTTTATTGATTGAACCTTCGACCCAGGAGAAGCGGGAGGTCTCTCGAATCGAGACCTCCGGCAACGTCGACATTCGACAAGGCGAAAAACATGCCAAAGCGGAGAAGGGGATCTATGACCAAAAGAAAGAGACCATTACCCTGACGGGGGATGCCGAAGCTTGGGAAAAAGAGTACCGCGTGAAGGGGAAGGTGATCACCCTTTTTATTGCGGAGAATCGGAGCCTGGTCGAGGGAAGTCAGGTGATTATTCATTCCGGGGTAAGCGATTTGAATTTAGGAAAAAAATAA
- the lptB gene encoding LPS export ABC transporter ATP-binding protein: MLEATELEKKYQGRKVVRNVNIRVGAGEIVGLLGPNGAGKTTTFYMIVGLTPPDRGDIFLNGERMTGMPMYLRARKGISYLPQEPSIFRKLTVEENIMAILETLDLSPAERQSRLEALLGELNISHLAKHKAFTLSGGERRRLEITRALVISPQFILLDEPFAGIDPIVVMEIQKIIFQLKKRGIGVLITDHNVQETLEITDRSYIIYEGEILISGTSSEIANSPQAREIYLGDRFRWQDRNAPSLQS, encoded by the coding sequence ATGCTCGAAGCAACGGAACTCGAAAAAAAATATCAGGGCCGCAAGGTCGTTCGGAATGTCAATATCCGTGTGGGAGCCGGGGAAATCGTCGGATTGCTCGGTCCGAACGGCGCCGGAAAGACAACGACCTTTTATATGATTGTCGGTTTGACCCCTCCGGACCGCGGGGATATCTTTTTGAACGGAGAGCGGATGACAGGGATGCCGATGTATCTTCGCGCCCGCAAGGGGATCAGTTATCTTCCTCAGGAACCATCGATCTTCAGAAAGTTGACGGTCGAAGAGAACATTATGGCGATTCTCGAAACGCTCGATCTCTCTCCCGCCGAGCGGCAGTCCCGTCTGGAAGCGCTTCTCGGCGAATTAAACATTTCACATTTGGCGAAGCACAAGGCGTTCACCCTCTCCGGAGGAGAGCGTCGTCGTCTTGAAATCACACGGGCCTTGGTGATCTCGCCCCAATTCATCCTCCTCGACGAACCGTTCGCCGGAATCGACCCGATCGTCGTCATGGAGATTCAAAAGATTATTTTTCAACTCAAGAAGCGCGGGATCGGAGTCCTCATTACCGATCATAACGTTCAAGAGACGCTCGAAATTACCGATCGATCGTATATCATCTATGAAGGGGAAATCCTCATTTCCGGGACTTCCTCCGAGATCGCCAATAGTCCGCAAGCGCGGGAAATTTATCTGGGCGATCGTTTCCGTTGGCAGGATCGAAACGCGCCGTCTCTTCAATCATAA
- the rpoN gene encoding RNA polymerase factor sigma-54, whose translation MRARLDLKMTQKLIMTPQLQQAIKLLQLSRLELTQTINQEMLENPLLEDTAADSPEEETASATLDGETEKREEESSEKSDELDLKWEDYYTDDDRGDEGGSYSAASSEERPSYEQTLTKAASLVDHLLWQLGLSSVTEKEKEIGTVLVGNIDDNGYLGASLEEIAQTVSSSVESVEKVLKVIQGFDPTGVGARDLKECLLIQTAQLGLSGSLVDAVIKDHLEDLEKKRYQNIAKCCNVTLQEVLHASKVIEHLEPKPGRPFTSSENLHIIPDVFVVKSEGKYVVLLNDDGLPKLKISPFYRSLLRSKETVAETTKTYLEEKFRSALWLVRSIEQRNRTIQLVAESIVNFQYEFMEKGISCLKPLILKQVADDISMHESTVSRVTTNKYMFTPQGIFELKFFFNSSLPRVGNGAENLSSIAVREMIRKMVLEEDPVHPLKDQEIVERLKQNDVDIARRTVTKYRAWLKIPPASRRKRPF comes from the coding sequence ATGCGAGCCAGACTCGATCTAAAGATGACGCAGAAGCTGATCATGACGCCTCAGCTGCAGCAGGCCATTAAGCTTCTCCAGCTTTCAAGACTCGAGTTGACCCAAACCATTAATCAGGAGATGCTGGAAAATCCACTTCTTGAAGATACGGCCGCCGATTCCCCAGAAGAGGAAACCGCTTCTGCGACCTTGGACGGAGAGACCGAGAAGAGAGAGGAAGAATCGTCTGAGAAGTCAGATGAACTCGATCTCAAGTGGGAAGATTATTATACAGATGATGATCGGGGAGACGAGGGGGGAAGCTACTCGGCCGCCTCTTCGGAAGAGCGGCCGTCGTATGAGCAAACCCTTACGAAGGCCGCCTCTCTGGTAGATCATCTTCTTTGGCAGTTGGGGCTTTCCTCGGTGACGGAGAAAGAGAAGGAGATCGGGACGGTACTCGTCGGCAATATAGACGATAACGGTTATCTTGGCGCTTCACTTGAGGAAATTGCGCAGACGGTCTCGAGCTCGGTCGAATCGGTTGAAAAAGTTTTAAAAGTAATCCAGGGATTTGATCCCACCGGCGTCGGCGCCAGAGACTTGAAAGAGTGTCTACTCATCCAGACCGCTCAGTTGGGACTGTCCGGCTCTTTGGTTGATGCGGTGATCAAGGATCATTTGGAAGACCTGGAGAAGAAGCGGTATCAGAATATTGCAAAATGCTGTAATGTCACCCTTCAAGAGGTGTTGCATGCCTCGAAGGTGATCGAGCATCTGGAGCCGAAGCCGGGTCGTCCCTTCACTTCGTCGGAGAACCTCCATATCATCCCGGATGTTTTCGTCGTCAAATCGGAAGGGAAATATGTGGTCCTGTTGAATGACGACGGTCTTCCCAAATTGAAGATCAGCCCTTTTTACCGCAGTCTCCTCCGATCGAAGGAGACCGTTGCGGAGACGACAAAAACCTATCTTGAAGAAAAGTTTCGGTCGGCCCTTTGGCTTGTCCGCAGCATTGAACAGAGAAACCGGACCATCCAGTTGGTGGCCGAGAGTATCGTTAATTTTCAATACGAGTTCATGGAGAAGGGAATCAGTTGTTTGAAGCCGCTGATCCTCAAACAGGTGGCGGATGACATCTCGATGCATGAGTCGACGGTGAGCCGCGTGACCACCAATAAATATATGTTCACCCCGCAAGGTATTTTCGAGCTGAAATTCTTTTTCAATAGCAGCCTTCCCCGCGTCGGGAACGGCGCAGAAAACCTTTCCTCAATTGCCGTTCGAGAGATGATCCGGAAAATGGTCTTGGAAGAAGATCCGGTCCACCCCTTAAAAGATCAGGAAATTGTAGAGCGCCTCAAGCAAAATGATGTGGACATTGCCAGGCGAACGGTGACAAAGTATCGGGCCTGGCTCAAGATTCCACCCGCGAGTCGGCGGAAAAGACCTTTTTAG
- the raiA gene encoding ribosome-associated translation inhibitor RaiA, which translates to MEVMITGRQMEVTPALKEYIEGRARKIEKYSSKTTQIAFTLKVEKYRHIAEVLVRANGFLLQAEEETDEMYASVDQAMSKIERQFKKYKEKLTNHRVRQEAVSGESQPEAEPSIPTVQKKKVFPVKAMRLEEAALQMELLGKDFFLFGNHENHRINVLYKRKDGTLGLIEPIY; encoded by the coding sequence ATGGAAGTCATGATCACCGGAAGACAGATGGAGGTCACCCCCGCGTTAAAGGAGTATATTGAGGGCCGTGCGCGGAAAATTGAAAAATATTCCTCCAAAACCACACAGATCGCATTTACGCTCAAGGTAGAAAAGTACCGTCATATTGCAGAGGTGTTGGTTCGAGCGAACGGATTTCTCTTGCAGGCCGAAGAAGAGACCGACGAGATGTATGCCTCGGTCGATCAGGCCATGAGCAAAATCGAAAGGCAATTTAAAAAATATAAGGAAAAACTGACCAATCACCGGGTTCGGCAGGAAGCGGTTTCAGGGGAGTCCCAACCGGAGGCCGAACCGTCTATTCCGACGGTCCAAAAGAAGAAGGTTTTCCCCGTGAAGGCGATGCGCTTGGAAGAGGCGGCCTTACAAATGGAGCTGCTCGGAAAAGATTTTTTTCTGTTCGGAAATCATGAAAATCACCGGATCAATGTTCTCTACAAACGAAAAGATGGAACACTCGGGCTGATCGAGCCGATTTATTAA
- the rapZ gene encoding RNase adapter RapZ: MPAAKNVRLVVISGLSGSGKSYVIKYFEDLGFFCIDNLPPPLLPKFVELCNQSRSHITKAALGIDIRERDFLGHFLNIFDQLKEEGYQMELLFLEANDEVLVRRFSETRRPHPLARDGSVIDGIRMEREKLSDLRKRADKILDTSNYHVHQLKEVITQYYLEKGENNHLNISLISFGYKFGIPYDLDLLFDVRFLSNPNFERELKPLTGEHPRIQSYVTSQPEAKIFLEKLYGFLDFLVPLYEKEGKSYLTIGIGCTGGRHRSVSIVNLLREHLQSRGLQVHWRHRDLGQPG, encoded by the coding sequence ATGCCTGCAGCAAAAAATGTCCGCCTGGTCGTCATTAGCGGCCTTTCGGGTTCCGGCAAAAGTTATGTCATCAAGTACTTTGAGGATCTCGGCTTTTTTTGCATTGATAACCTCCCGCCCCCCCTTCTTCCGAAGTTTGTAGAGCTGTGCAACCAGTCGCGAAGCCATATTACGAAGGCGGCGCTCGGCATTGATATCCGAGAACGGGATTTCCTCGGCCATTTTCTGAACATCTTCGATCAGTTGAAGGAAGAGGGGTACCAGATGGAACTCCTTTTCCTCGAGGCGAATGACGAGGTGCTCGTGCGGCGGTTTTCGGAAACGCGTCGTCCGCATCCGTTGGCCCGGGACGGTTCGGTGATCGACGGCATTCGGATGGAACGTGAGAAACTAAGCGACCTGAGGAAACGCGCCGATAAAATTTTGGACACCTCCAATTATCATGTTCACCAGCTCAAAGAGGTGATCACCCAATATTATTTGGAGAAAGGAGAGAACAACCATTTGAATATCTCCTTGATCTCCTTCGGCTATAAATTCGGAATTCCGTATGATCTGGATCTCCTGTTCGATGTCCGCTTTCTCAGCAATCCCAACTTTGAAAGGGAGTTGAAGCCGCTCACCGGGGAGCATCCCCGCATCCAAAGCTACGTTACCTCCCAGCCGGAGGCGAAGATATTTCTGGAGAAGCTGTACGGCTTTCTCGATTTCCTCGTCCCGCTTTACGAGAAGGAGGGGAAAAGTTATCTGACGATCGGGATCGGATGCACCGGCGGAAGACACCGATCCGTCTCCATTGTCAATTTATTACGGGAGCATCTCCAGTCGAGGGGATTGCAGGTTCATTGGCGCCATCGGGATTTGGGACAGCCGGGGTAA
- a CDS encoding UbiX family flavin prenyltransferase, with amino-acid sequence MSSYVVAISGASGAVYGVRLLEYLLKEKHKVYLTLSHEARLIIREELGLEWGANFEETGEILKKKYAGDDLVYCNEKDMTAPIASGSVPTQGMIIAPCSMKTLAAIAHGFSSNLIERAADVTLKERRPLLLIPRETPLNQVHLRNMLMLSEMGATLIPAMPAFYNHPQSIDDMVNFIVGRALDGLKIENRIYQRWKES; translated from the coding sequence ATGTCGAGTTACGTGGTGGCGATTTCGGGGGCGAGCGGGGCGGTCTACGGGGTGCGGCTCCTCGAGTATCTGTTGAAGGAAAAGCACAAGGTCTATCTGACCCTTTCCCATGAGGCGCGGTTGATCATTCGGGAGGAGCTCGGATTGGAGTGGGGCGCCAATTTTGAAGAGACCGGCGAAATCCTAAAAAAGAAATATGCCGGCGATGATCTCGTGTATTGTAATGAGAAGGATATGACGGCGCCGATTGCCAGCGGATCGGTTCCCACACAAGGGATGATCATCGCCCCATGTTCGATGAAGACGTTGGCGGCGATTGCCCACGGATTCTCTTCGAACCTCATTGAACGGGCCGCCGACGTTACCCTCAAGGAGAGGCGGCCGCTCCTGCTCATTCCGCGGGAAACCCCGCTCAACCAGGTTCATCTGAGGAATATGTTGATGCTTTCCGAGATGGGGGCCACCCTCATTCCGGCGATGCCGGCCTTCTACAATCATCCCCAATCGATCGACGATATGGTCAACTTTATCGTGGGACGCGCGCTGGATGGGCTGAAGATTGAGAACCGAATCTATCAACGATGGAAGGAATCATGA
- a CDS encoding MerR family transcriptional regulator, which translates to MLHKNNGKYKTKDICALFDISKATLFRWESEGRISNVGRDWRNWRLYSDQNIKEIKKIISRRSGYSNKQGFSKKG; encoded by the coding sequence ATGCTTCATAAGAATAATGGGAAATACAAAACGAAAGATATCTGCGCATTGTTTGATATTTCGAAGGCGACGTTGTTCCGATGGGAAAGCGAAGGACGGATCTCCAACGTGGGGCGAGACTGGAGAAACTGGCGGCTCTACTCCGATCAGAACATCAAGGAAATAAAGAAGATCATCTCTCGCCGTTCCGGTTATTCCAATAAACAGGGATTTTCAAAGAAAGGTTGA